The following coding sequences are from one Leptolyngbya sp. NIES-3755 window:
- a CDS encoding inositol monophosphatase (similar to AA sequence:cyanobase_aa:LBDG_11190), producing MLMNFEGICAIARRIGWGAANILVEQSRNFEVEKSGDSPVTSADIAANSYILEKLQSVFDPQTFGYLSEETYQSEPAEVRLNRAWVWIIDPLDGTKDFINRTGEYAMHIALAYQGRPVVGIVACPALGKLYSATLNGGTWVETQNGDRHQLSVSDKSEFADLTVVASRSHRDVRFNQLMEQFPVQQQRQIGSVGCKIASIVEQQADLYLSLSGKSAAKDWDFAAPELILTEAGGQFTYFDQSPVQYNRADVNQWGGILASNGKIHRQLCETATDLLSKIDQ from the coding sequence ATGCTGATGAACTTTGAAGGTATTTGCGCCATTGCCCGTCGAATTGGTTGGGGCGCGGCGAACATTCTCGTCGAACAATCCCGCAACTTTGAAGTTGAAAAATCAGGGGATAGTCCCGTCACTTCAGCGGATATCGCAGCAAATTCTTACATTCTCGAAAAGCTACAGTCGGTATTCGATCCGCAAACCTTTGGCTATCTCAGCGAAGAAACCTATCAATCTGAACCTGCTGAAGTTCGCCTGAATCGGGCTTGGGTGTGGATTATTGATCCACTCGATGGGACAAAAGATTTCATCAATCGCACGGGTGAATATGCGATGCACATTGCTTTGGCTTATCAAGGTCGTCCAGTGGTGGGTATCGTCGCTTGTCCTGCACTTGGTAAACTCTATTCTGCAACTTTGAATGGTGGAACTTGGGTCGAAACTCAGAATGGCGATCGACATCAATTATCCGTTTCAGACAAATCAGAATTTGCGGATCTCACCGTTGTTGCGAGTCGCAGTCATCGCGATGTTCGGTTTAATCAACTAATGGAACAATTCCCTGTTCAACAACAGCGTCAAATCGGCAGTGTCGGCTGTAAGATTGCGTCGATCGTAGAACAACAAGCCGATCTCTATTTATCTCTCTCTGGCAAATCTGCCGCGAAAGATTGGGACTTTGCCGCTCCGGAACTGATCTTGACTGAAGCAGGCGGACAGTTCACCTATTTCGATCAATCTCCAGTGCAATACAATCGTGCTGATGTGAATCAGTGGGGTGGAATTCTTGCCAGCAATGGAAAAATTCATCGCCAACTCTGCGAAACCGCAACGGATTTACTTTCAAAGATCGATCAATAA